A genomic segment from Propioniciclava sp. MC1595 encodes:
- the ahcY gene encoding adenosylhomocysteinase, translating into MDYKVADLNLADFGRKEITLAEHEMPGLMAMRERYGASKPLAGARIAGSLHMTVQTAVLIETLVGLGAEVRWASCNIFSTQDHAAAAIVVGRDGTPEDPKGVPVFAWKGETLPEYWWCTEQILSWPGGQHPNMILDDGGDATLYVHKGVEYTKAGAVPEPAASDSAEWKVILQTLRNSSLNFVELANSIRGVTEETTTGVHRLYEMANAQALLFPAINVNDSVTKSKFDNKYGCRHSLIDGINRATDVLIGGKVAVVCGYGDVGKGCAESLAGQGARVIVTEIDPICALQASMDGYQVATLDDVVGIADIVVTATGNRDVVTADQMAQMKHNAIVGNIGHFDNEIDMAGLEATPGIERQNIKPQVDRWIFPDGHGVIVLSEGRLLNLGNATGHPSFVMSNSFTNQVLAQVELFTKPEEYPTGVHVLPKHLDEEVARLHLDALGVKLTTLTDAQADYLGIPVQGPYKAENYRY; encoded by the coding sequence GTGGACTACAAGGTTGCTGACCTGAACCTGGCCGACTTCGGCCGCAAGGAGATCACCCTCGCCGAGCACGAGATGCCCGGCCTGATGGCGATGCGCGAGCGCTACGGGGCGTCCAAGCCCCTGGCCGGCGCCCGGATCGCCGGGAGCCTGCACATGACCGTGCAGACGGCGGTGCTGATCGAGACGCTCGTTGGGCTGGGCGCCGAGGTGCGCTGGGCGTCCTGCAACATCTTCTCCACCCAGGACCACGCCGCCGCCGCGATCGTCGTCGGCCGCGACGGCACGCCGGAGGACCCCAAGGGCGTCCCGGTGTTCGCCTGGAAGGGCGAGACGCTGCCGGAGTACTGGTGGTGCACCGAGCAGATCCTGTCCTGGCCCGGCGGCCAGCACCCGAACATGATCCTCGACGACGGCGGCGACGCGACCCTGTACGTCCACAAGGGCGTCGAGTACACCAAGGCCGGCGCGGTGCCCGAGCCTGCGGCGTCCGACTCGGCTGAGTGGAAGGTGATCCTGCAGACGCTGCGGAACTCCTCGCTCAACTTCGTGGAGCTGGCCAACAGCATCCGCGGGGTGACGGAGGAGACCACCACCGGCGTCCACCGCCTCTACGAGATGGCGAACGCCCAGGCGCTGCTGTTCCCGGCGATCAACGTCAACGACTCGGTGACGAAGTCCAAGTTCGACAACAAGTACGGCTGCCGGCACTCGCTCATCGACGGCATCAACCGCGCCACCGACGTGCTCATCGGCGGCAAGGTCGCGGTCGTGTGCGGCTACGGCGACGTCGGCAAGGGCTGCGCCGAGAGCCTCGCGGGGCAGGGCGCACGCGTCATCGTCACCGAGATCGACCCCATCTGCGCGTTGCAGGCGTCCATGGACGGCTACCAGGTCGCGACGCTGGACGACGTGGTGGGCATCGCCGACATCGTCGTCACGGCCACCGGCAACCGCGACGTCGTCACCGCCGACCAGATGGCGCAGATGAAGCACAACGCGATCGTGGGCAACATCGGCCACTTCGACAACGAGATCGACATGGCCGGCCTCGAGGCGACCCCCGGCATCGAGCGGCAGAACATCAAGCCGCAGGTGGACCGCTGGATCTTCCCCGACGGGCACGGCGTGATCGTCCTGTCCGAGGGGCGCCTGCTGAACCTCGGCAACGCGACCGGCCACCCCAGCTTCGTGATGAGCAACAGCTTCACCAACCAGGTGCTGGCCCAGGTCGAGCTGTTCACCAAGCCCGAGGAGTACCCGACCGGCGTGCACGTGCTGCCCAAGCACCTGGACGAGGAGGTCGCCCGGCTGCACCTCGACGCGCTCGGGGTGAAGCTGACCACCCTGACCGACGCGCAGGCCGACTACTTGGGCATCCCGGTGCAGGGCCCGTACAAGGCGGAGAACTACCGGTACTGA
- a CDS encoding 3-methyladenine DNA glycosylase gives MILAESQWHPLADAHAAAVDELAAAHLERRRRGEKHPVEDFLWTYYSHRPGQLRRWYPGPGVRLEGASERLAWRYHREVDGLVEVDMAAYLADRGDTVAFVRRLLAATRERPAQWSCFGLHEWAMVYRTDATRHAWPLRLGADGTDAVVEAHQLRCTHFDAFRFFTPDAVGRNLHAPTRERQVELEQPGCLHASMDTYKWSYKLVPGVPSDLVMDALALARDARELDMRAAPYDLAALGVEPIRIETPEGKAAYVAEQRRVADRGDALRARLVAACDALLGAGVAA, from the coding sequence GTGATCCTCGCCGAGTCGCAGTGGCACCCGCTCGCGGACGCCCACGCCGCGGCCGTCGACGAGCTCGCGGCCGCGCACCTGGAGCGCCGCCGCCGCGGCGAGAAGCACCCGGTCGAGGACTTCCTGTGGACTTACTACTCCCACCGCCCCGGGCAGCTGCGCCGCTGGTATCCCGGCCCGGGCGTCCGGCTGGAGGGGGCGTCCGAGCGGCTGGCCTGGCGGTACCACCGCGAGGTCGACGGCCTGGTCGAAGTCGACATGGCCGCCTACCTGGCCGACCGGGGTGACACGGTCGCGTTCGTCCGCCGCCTCCTGGCCGCGACCCGCGAGCGCCCGGCCCAGTGGTCGTGCTTCGGGCTGCACGAGTGGGCGATGGTCTACCGCACCGACGCGACCCGGCACGCGTGGCCGCTGCGCCTGGGCGCGGACGGCACCGACGCGGTGGTCGAGGCCCACCAGCTGCGGTGCACGCACTTCGACGCGTTCCGCTTCTTCACCCCGGACGCCGTGGGCCGCAACCTGCACGCCCCCACCCGCGAGCGGCAGGTCGAGCTGGAGCAGCCCGGCTGCCTGCACGCCTCGATGGACACGTACAAGTGGTCCTACAAGCTGGTGCCCGGCGTGCCCTCCGACCTCGTCATGGACGCCCTCGCCCTGGCCCGCGACGCCCGCGAGCTGGACATGCGCGCCGCGCCCTACGACCTGGCCGCGCTCGGCGTGGAGCCGATCCGGATCGAGACACCCGAGGGCAAGGCGGCCTACGTCGCCGAGCAGCGCCGGGTCGCCGACCGCGGGGACGCCCTGCGCGCCCGCCTCGTCGCCGCCTGCGACGCCCTGCTCGGCGCCGGGGTCGCCGCGTAG
- a CDS encoding type II 3-dehydroquinate dehydratase, translating to MKVLVLNGVNLGRLGTRQPEVYGATTHAELAEHLVGTGRGLGLDVEVRQTDSEAEMVGWLHEAASTGAAVVINPAAWSHYSYAIADAVVQVETVVEVHISNVHAREEWRHQLVISPYVVGTIMGLGLGGYDLALAHLASRQ from the coding sequence ATGAAGGTCCTGGTGTTGAACGGGGTCAACCTCGGCCGGCTGGGCACGCGCCAGCCCGAGGTCTACGGGGCGACCACCCACGCCGAGCTCGCCGAGCACCTGGTCGGGACCGGCCGCGGGCTCGGCCTCGACGTCGAGGTGCGCCAGACCGACAGCGAGGCCGAGATGGTCGGCTGGCTGCACGAGGCCGCCTCGACCGGGGCCGCGGTGGTCATCAACCCAGCCGCGTGGTCCCACTACTCCTACGCGATCGCCGACGCCGTCGTGCAGGTCGAGACGGTGGTGGAGGTGCACATCTCGAACGTGCACGCGCGCGAGGAGTGGCGTCACCAGCTCGTCATCTCGCCCTACGTGGTGGGCACGATCATGGGCCTGGGGCTCGGCGGCTACGACCTGGCGCTGGCCCACCTCGCCTCGCGGCAGTGA